CCGAGTGTCGCCGCCCACACGCCTTTTCTGATACATTCCCCGGTGTTTGTGCCGGGCCCTTTCCGCGGGCGCGAGAATGCCGTATCAGGAAGAAGGGCGCATCCTTCATTCAGCGCTTTAAGGGAAAGCTCTATTCCCGGGAATATCACGCCACCCCGGTAATTGCTCTTTTTATCCACAAGTTCGCAGGTGACGGCGCTGCCTATGTCGACGATTATAAAAGGAGGCCGTCTTTGGATGAGAGCGCCGATTATCGAGGCTATCCTATCGGCGCCGATGTCTTTAAGAGGAGCGTATTTTAGTTTGACGAGCGCGATATCTCGGTAGGTTAAGAAATAAATTTTTATACCGCTGGAGCGGCAAATTTTTTTTAGCAGCGCCGTTACTTTCGGCACCACCGAACAGCACACGCAGGTGTGGGTGTTTTTCAGGATATCCCTTAGTTTTTTTTCGCTCAGGAGCGAAGTCCTGAACTGTTTTCCCGGTACGGTTTTTCCTTTTTTTACGACGGCGCTTTTTATCAGGGTGTTGCCGGCGTCAATCAAGAGCTTTATCATGTTTGAATTTGCCCTGCGTTATCAGTTCGGCTATGGAGCGGTAATACTTTTTCTTGAGCGGTAAAAAATCCTCCATCTCTTTCTTTGTGAGGCTTTTTGCCGGCGGAAGTTTTAAGGTCAGGAAATTCACGAAACTCCCGTGTTTTTTTACCCTGAAATCAAGATGAGGGCCTGTAGAAAGACCTGTCGAGCCGACATAACCGATATCCTGACCTTTTTTAACAAAAGCCCCTCTTTTTATGCTGCTGGAGTATCTTGAAAGATGTCCGTACCACGACTCGTATGTGGAATTGTGTTTTATTTTAACCATCTTGCCGTAGCCGCCGTTTCTGCCGACATAAACAACTTTGCCATCGCCGATCGATGACACGGGAGTGCCGGTCGGCGCGGCGTAGTCTATGCCGTGGTGAGACCTGTAGTATTTTAAAACGGGATGAAAGCGCCGGTTGGAGAAGTAAGAGGAAATCCTCCTGAAATGCAGGGGCGCGCTGAGGAACTGCGTGCTCAAAGATTCTCCCGCCGGACTGTAGTAGTCATAAAGTGTTCCGCGCGGAAAAGCGAAAGCCATGAATTCCTTTATCTTCCCCCTCCCGCGCTGACCGCCGGACATGATATATTTGCCGACGAGTATTGTGCCGTTGTCCACCTCCTGTCCGCTGTCGGTGAAAGACTGCTCATAAACGATAAAAAATCTGTCACCAGGCCGTTGATCCGTGAGAAACGCTATTCTGGATTCGAAAATATCCGCGAAATTCATTATGAGCGAGGGATTCACGCCGGCCGAGATCATGGAATAATAAAGATTGTTTTGAACGGTGCCGGAATAGCCGAAATATTTTTTATGGATTCTCATTCGCACTTCACCGGACCTGTAACCCGCAGTCGTGAGTTTTACGAGATATTTTTTTGCCACTTCCGGCTGGTATGAAAATTCCAGTATTTTATTTTCCGTGGACAGGGCGATCTCATAGTAATGTCCGGCCTGTATTTTTTTGACATTGTAAATTTTTGAGAATTCGCCGATCACGTCGTAATAGTTGTTCGCCGGCACGCCGCGTCTGGCGAAAATTGTTATGAGATTTTCGCCGGGCGCGAGGGTGTCGCCGTATATGATCGTCTTCGGTTGCGGGGGAATCTCATCGCGGCTTCTCCTGGCACGGATAAAAAAAACCGCTGTCAGCAGAAAAACAGCGGCGGCGGCAAAAACAAGCGGTTTTTTGTTTTCCGGCAGCTCCATTATTTTGACCCAGCCCGTTTGTCAGGCCCCGAATTTTTTTAGCTTCAGAGCGTTTGCCATAAGGATAGGCATTATGTCAGCCGACCATATCCTTCCTATGGATCCGTTTTCAAAAGCTCTTTCCGAAAAAACGGATATATCGTCCGCTATTTCATATTTTGATTTTATGGCTATGGGGCAGGGATGCCAGGAATGCGCGCTCATCTTCGCCGGCGTTGAATGGTCCGCCGTTATGCAGACCACATCAAAATTTTGTGATATTATTTCGGGAAGCAGTTTATCAAAAGCCTCAATGGCTTTCACTTTGCCTTCAAAATCCCCGTCCTCACCGCGGGAGTCGGGGTATTTGTAATGGTAATAGATGAAATCGAAGACGGAGCCCTTTTTCTTTAACGCTTCCAGCTGGCTCTCCGGCGTTGCGCCGCAATCGACAATATCCATTCCCACAAGCGAGGCGAGCCCTTTATACATGGGATAGGTGGCGAAGGCCCCGCATTTCAGTTTGTAGAGTTCGCTCATCTTCGGGATGTCCGGCAGGCACGCGAAACCCCGCATGAGCGCCGTGTTGGCTACCGCTTCGTCTTCAAGAGCCTCATTCAGCCGTGTTATGAAAGCGTTGACAATTCGGGCAGATCTTGACGAGGCCTCGGAGGTGTTCCTGCATTTGAGCGGCGGAAGGCCTTCCTTCTGGGGATCGGCGTCGGCAAGATCGCCGCAAAGATTTTCTCCGGTGAACATAACCACGAACCTGTGTTCTTTTCCGGGAAAAATTTTCACTTTCACATCGTCTATTTCCGTTATTTTTTCGGAAAGTTTTTTGACAAGCCGTTCGTTCTCCTCCGTGGGAATCCGCCCGGCCCTCCGGTCAACGATGAGCCCGTCTTTGAGAGTGGCGAAATTCGCCCTCGCGGCCATATCAAATTCCGTCATCTCCAAACCTATACCCAGCGCCTCGAGAACGCCTCTTCCTATCTGGTATGTCATGGGATTATATCCGAAAAGCGCGAGATGCCCGGGCCCGGAGCCGGGCGTTATACCCAGCGCCACAGGCACATTTCTTCCGCAGACAGACTCCTTCGCGAAAGCGTCAAGGTTCGGACACACGGCCGCTTCAAGTTCCGTCTTGCCGTTGACAGGAATGCCGCCGAGGCCGTCGACGACGATCATGCATATTCTTGACGGCGTCTTCTCAGACAGGCCCATCATCACATTTTCAGGAAACATTAAACCTCCTTAACACCGGTGTTTTTACATCTTGATGATGCCGTTTTTATCGGCTTTGCCGTAGAAAAATTTAGGAGATGCGACTTTTTCAGCTCCTATGGTGTAAGCGGCGATAAAACGCTTTTTCGCGGATTCAAACTTAACCTTATCGCTGTAATAAAATATTGCAAGCGCTTCGCCTTTTTTGACTTCATCACCAACCTTCTTTTTCAGATATATACCTACTCCGGGATCCACTATATCATCCTGCTTGGCCCGTCCCGCGCCAAGAGCATTGGCGGCAAGTCCGACTTCAAGAGCGTTGATCTTCTGCACATATCCGTCACGGTCGCTGGCAACCTCAACTTCCTCTTTTGCCCTGGGAAGCATATCCATATTATCAATAGAGGCCGGATCTCCTCCCTGAGCCTCTACCATTTCTTTGAACTTCTTAAGGCCGCTGCCGTCGGCAATGGCTTTTTTCATTCTGGTTTTTCCGTCTTCTATGTCGGCGGCGATTCCGGATATGATAAGCATATTCGCTCCAAGTTCAACGCAGAGGTCTTCAAGGTCTTTGGGCCCTTGGCCCTTAAGGGTGGCTATCGCTTCCTTAACTTCTATGGCGTTACCTATTGCGAAGCCCAGGGGTTCTTCCATTGAAGTAACAAGCGCCACCATTCTTCTACCGGCAAGTTCCCCGACATCAACCATGGCTTTCGCGAGTTTTGCGGCATCCTCATATGTTTCCATAAAAGCGCCTGACCCGGTTTTCACATCAAGAACGATACCGTTGGCTCCCGCCGCGAGTTTCTTGCTCATAATACTTCCGACTATCAGAGGGATGGAATCCACTGTCGCCGTCCCATCGCGTAACGCGTATATTTTCTTATCCGCGGGGGCGAGCTTTGCTGTTTGTCCTATGAGTGCGATATGTATTTTATTTACGTTCTCAACAAACTTCTCCATTGGCAGACTGCAGGAAAAACCCGGAATAGATTCAAGTTTATCGATAGTGCCGCCGGTGTGGCCCAGGCCCCGTCCCGTCATTTTAGCAACGATACCGCCGCAGGCCGCGACAAGAGGATTCAACACCAGTGAGGTAGTGTCACCTACGCCGCCGGTAGAATGCTTATCAACCTTAAAACCTTTTATACTGCTTAAATCCACACGGTCTCCGGAATCAACCATGCACTCCGTCAGGACCGTTGTTTCTTCCGCTGTCATATCCGAAAAATATATTGCCATCAGAAAAGCCGATATCTGATAATCCGGTATGTCGCCTTTGACAAACCCTGATATCATAAACTGAATCTCTTCTTTTGAAAGAACCGCACCGTCCCTTTTCTTCTTGATCACTTCATAAACACTGAACATTTTTCCTCCTTGCGTTCAACACTATTTCTTTTTCCAGCTTTTTAAGAAAAAAATAATCCTTTTCTTCCGCGCGAGCGCGGTGAAAATAACATCCATAACACCGCAGCCCGGATCCTCACCAGCGATTATATTAAGAAGTTTTGCGTTTTTTTTCAACCTCAAAAGGAATTTATCCCCTTTTTGCGAGACCGAAACGCAGTCCATCTCCTCAGCGGCGAAAAGCGGAAGCGGATTCCCGTTCCCGAAAGGCTCAAGGGTTTCAAGGAAACTTTTTATGTTTTTGTCGAGCCAGTCATCCCACATAATATCAGCTCGCGGAATTTTTTGCTCAGGCATGTCTTCGAAATAAGTCTCGCAGTCGTCTATGAATTGCCTAAGATCATCTTTTTTTATCCGGATCCCGCATGCTCCCGGATGTCCGCCGTATTCCGCGCCCTTGCCGCATTTTTTGAATAGCTCCAGCATATCGCGGCCCGAGCCTCTCGCGGAAGCCGTCCAGTCGAAGGATGAAGCGGTAAAAACAACCGATGGTTTTCCGAATATCTGCGAGATCCTGCTCGCCGCGGGCCCCCGCAGGCCGGGAGGAAGTTTTTCCGCCTTGACCATTATGACGGGTTTTTTATTTAATCCGTTTTCGCGGATTTGCGTCAGCACTTCCTCAAAATGCAGTCTCATATCGCGCTGTCTTTTGTCATTTAGTTCTTTGACCCGATTGAATGAGGCGGCAATGTTTTTTTTGGAATCGGCTTGCAGGATTTCCAGGGCAAGGCGCGGTTCGCCCATTCTTTTAGGTGCGTTAAGAAAAGGTATGAGTTTTCGTGACAGCTCCTCCCTGGGATTTTCCCGGGATATGGCGAGTTTTTTTATAAGTGTTCTCAGAGAATATCGCCTCACGTTCAAAATACCCGCAAGGTGTTTTTTGACCAGCGCGCGGGAAGTTCCTTTTAGGGCGATGTTGTCGGAAACAGTACCCAGCGCCGCCAGCGGCAGGTTCTGCTCAACAAACACCTTAAAGGCCGGGGTTCTGAAATGAGACAGGATCATGTAGAGTTTGCGGGCGGTCTCCGCGTCCGGCAGAGCCCTGTGCGCCTCGGCGTTTATGCCGAAATAGTCTTTGAGATGTTCAAGCTTGTGACTCTGTGACGGCAGGCAGCTCCTCGACATGGGAAGGGTATCAATCACATCATTGACCAGCGCGCAGCCGGTGTATTTGCGAAATTCAGAATCTATGAAAGATGTGTCAAAGGGCGCGTTGTGAAATATCAGAGTGTCATTGCCTATCCATTCCCTGAAGCGGCGCAGCGTCTCCACGCGGCAGGGGGCTCCTTCAAGTTCCAGATTGCTGATACCGGTGAGAACGCTTATTTCGGGGCTTATACGGCTTGATGGTTTCAGCAGCGACGAGAAACGGTCTATGACCCTGAATCCGGAGAATCTTACAGCGCCTATTTCTATGATCTCGTTTTGAGAAGGCGAAAGGCCGCTTGTTTCTATGTCGCAGGCTATTTTGATCTTGTCAAAATCTTTGTCAAGGCTCAGTTTATAGGCGGCGGCGAGGCAGAAAGCGGCCGCGCAACCGGCTATTTCGGTGTCCGGATGGCTGATGCAGGAATCTATGACGGCGTCGGCTTCGGCGGCTTCCCCCGAAGGATAGTGATGATCCGTTATTATGAACCTGATGCCCCGTTCTTTAAAAGCTTTCGCGGCCTTGTGTTCCGAGATTCCGACATCGGCGCTGACGACAACAGCGGGCTTTGATTTCAGGACGTTTTCAATATCCGCCTCACCGATACCGTGCGCCGGACCGCCGCAGACAAAAAGAGATTTCTCCGTCCCGCTTAAAGCGTCGTCAAGGATCAGAAGTGAGCAGAGCCCGTCCGCGTCCGAATCCCCTATCAGGGCTATCCGTCCGCCCGCCTTGACGGCCTCTTTCAGTATCCCGACGGCTTTGCTCATGTCGGGGAAAATTCCCATGAGTTCAGGGATATTCACTTCAGGGTTAATCCAATCTCTGATTGCGCTTTCGGTTTTCAGTCCCCGCGCTAGAAGAAACTCAAGGATATGCCTGTCAGCTTTAACCTTTGACGAAAGATAATTCAGCAATTTTTCATCATCCGGCCGTTTCTCGTTAAAATCCACGAATTTTTTTATTCAGAATTTTTTTGAGGAAAGAATACTCTTTATAAGCCGTATGAAATCGCATGAAATCATTTTTCCCGATTCAACGACTTCCTTGTGGGAAAGGGGCTGTCCCGTCACACCGCAGGCGTAGTTGGTCATGCAGGAGATGCCTATCACCGTCATGCCGAGCTTTTTGGCCGTGATCACCTCCGGCACTGTGGACATTCCGACCGCATCGCCGCCGAGCGTCCGCACCATTCTTATCTCGGCCTTTGTCTCATAAGAGGGCCCGGAAAAAGCCAGATAAACGCCTTCATTGATTTGGATTTTCAGTTTTTTCGCTTCGGCTTTCACTATTTTTCTGTACTCCGCGTCATAAGCGTCGCTCAGATCTATGAAATGCGCGCCGCCGATAAGGGGATTATCCCCGAGCATGTTTATGTGGTCGCTTATCAGCATAAGAGACGGCACCTTGAAACTTCTATTGACCGCCCCGCCCGCGTTCGTCACAATGAGTTTTTTCACGCCCATTTTGGCCAGCACTTCTATCATCAGCACAAGCTTCGCCATCGGGTGCCCTTCGTAATAGTGAATCCTTCCGGCCATGATGATGACTTTCCGCGAAGCTATTGTACCGGAGATGAGCTTTCCGGAATGGCCCGGCACTTTGCTTTTGGCGAAACCCGGGATTTTCTCGTAGGAAATTTCTTTTCTGTTTTTTGCTTCGTCCGCAAGAGCCCCCAGTCCGCTGCCCAGTATCAGGGCTGTTTCAGCGCCGTCGATCTTCTTCTTTATAACGTTGTAAGCTTTGTCTGTCGCGTTCATAATATCTCCTTTAAAAATGATGTTCCCTTTTTGAGGCCTTCCACGCCGAGATATTCCGCCGCCGTGGCCCCTATATCGGCGAAAGTCTCCCGCGTTCCCAGATCCACACCGGCTTTTACCATGCTCCCTGACACTATCAGCGGCACAAATTCTCTCGTGTGATCTGTGTGCGCGATGTATGTCGGATCGCATCCGTGGTCCGCGGTGAGGATGAGTATGTCGTTTTTCAGCATGGATTTTCTTATCTCCGGCAGAGCCGCGTCAAATTCCTTTAAGGCGTCGTAATAACCCTGAGTATTTCTTCTGTGACCGAACAGTGAATCAAAATCCACCAGATTCACAAACAAAAGCTCTTTTTTTTCAGGAACCCGCTTTATATCTTCGATCGTCTGTTTTATTCCCGCGCCGTTAAGGCCGGTGTGCTGTTCTTCGGTCAGACCTCTGTGGGCGAAAATATCTCCTATTTTTCCGACCCCCACGACATTTACTCCGGACGCTTTAGCGAGATCCATAAGCGTGATTGACACCGGTTCTATGGCGTAATCCTTGCGGTTCGTTGTTCGCGCGAAACTGCCGGCTTCGCCGTTGAAGGGCCTGGCTATGACGCGCGCTATGGCGTGAGGCCCCGTCAGTATTTCTCTGGCTTTTTCACAGACACTGTAAAGTCTGTCCAGGCCGAAATATTTTTCGTGGGCCGCTATCTGAAAAACGCTGTCGGCGGAAGTGTAAACAATTGGGAATCCCGTCTTTACGTGCTCTTCTCCTAGTTCTTCCAGTATAACCGTGCCGGAGGAGGCTTTGTTGCCGAGGATGCCGTCAACCCCCGCGGCTTTTTTGAAGGTGTTCAGCAGGTCTTCGGGAAAACCGTCAGGGTAAGTTGGGAAGGGGCGTCTGGCGGGACTTCCCATTATTTCCCAGTGCCCCGCAGTCGTGTCCTTGCTGGCGGATACTTCCGCCATTCTTCCGTAGGCCCCCTGAGCCTCAGGCGCTTCTTTGCCGGGGTGAAGATTTTTTATTTTACCCAGCCCCAGTTTTTCCAGATTGGGCAGATCCAGGCCTTTGAATTTCTCAACAATATGCCCCAGTGTGTCGGACCCTTTATCGCCGTATTCAGCGGCGTCCGGCATCTCGCCCACGCCCACGCTGTCAAGAACGATAACGATAACTCTCTTTGCGCCTTCAGTCATTTTTCCTCCTAATCAGTCAATCAAATATTTTTTATTCCACAAATAAGCCGCGCCGAAGATCCGCCTAAGACGGCGGACTTACAGCGGCGGACTTGACAGCCGCGCGATCGGGCGTATTTAGAAAACTTTTTGAAACCATTAATGTTCGCTTTTACGCGAAGTTCAGACAAAAAGTTTCACAAATTTATTCTGCGTCACATCCACCAGCCCTTTATCGGTTATCTTCAGATCCGGTATGACCGGCAGAGCCAGAAAAGAAAGCACCATAAAAGGGTCATCAAGTTTACAGCCCATGGCGGCAGATGCCTTATGCAGATGTTTCAATTGTTTGTAAACAAAGGAAAGATCCCTGTCGCTCATAAGGCCGGCTATCGGCAGGGGAAGAATTTCCTGCCTGTCGGATTGGAAGCAGCAGAGTCCCCCACCGGATTTTATAATGGCCAGCACCGCCTGATAAATGCTCTCGTCGTCGCAGCCGACGCAGATTATATTGTGGGAATCATGCCCCACCGAGGATGCCAGCGCCCCTTTTTTAAGGCCGAAGCCTTTTACAAAGCCCTGAGAGATATTACCTGTTCTCTTGTGGCGTTCAACAACGACAATTTTAAGGATGTCATTTTTTGTGTCAGACACGGCAAAGCCATTTTCCGTCTTTACGGGCATCACCCGTTTTTTTGT
The Candidatus Omnitrophota bacterium genome window above contains:
- a CDS encoding pyrimidine-nucleoside phosphorylase; amino-acid sequence: MFSVYEVIKKKRDGAVLSKEEIQFMISGFVKGDIPDYQISAFLMAIYFSDMTAEETTVLTECMVDSGDRVDLSSIKGFKVDKHSTGGVGDTTSLVLNPLVAACGGIVAKMTGRGLGHTGGTIDKLESIPGFSCSLPMEKFVENVNKIHIALIGQTAKLAPADKKIYALRDGTATVDSIPLIVGSIMSKKLAAGANGIVLDVKTGSGAFMETYEDAAKLAKAMVDVGELAGRRMVALVTSMEEPLGFAIGNAIEVKEAIATLKGQGPKDLEDLCVELGANMLIISGIAADIEDGKTRMKKAIADGSGLKKFKEMVEAQGGDPASIDNMDMLPRAKEEVEVASDRDGYVQKINALEVGLAANALGAGRAKQDDIVDPGVGIYLKKKVGDEVKKGEALAIFYYSDKVKFESAKKRFIAAYTIGAEKVASPKFFYGKADKNGIIKM
- a CDS encoding phosphopentomutase is translated as MTEGAKRVIVIVLDSVGVGEMPDAAEYGDKGSDTLGHIVEKFKGLDLPNLEKLGLGKIKNLHPGKEAPEAQGAYGRMAEVSASKDTTAGHWEIMGSPARRPFPTYPDGFPEDLLNTFKKAAGVDGILGNKASSGTVILEELGEEHVKTGFPIVYTSADSVFQIAAHEKYFGLDRLYSVCEKAREILTGPHAIARVIARPFNGEAGSFARTTNRKDYAIEPVSITLMDLAKASGVNVVGVGKIGDIFAHRGLTEEQHTGLNGAGIKQTIEDIKRVPEKKELLFVNLVDFDSLFGHRRNTQGYYDALKEFDAALPEIRKSMLKNDILILTADHGCDPTYIAHTDHTREFVPLIVSGSMVKAGVDLGTRETFADIGATAAEYLGVEGLKKGTSFLKEIL
- a CDS encoding type III pantothenate kinase, with product MIKLLIDAGNTLIKSAVVKKGKTVPGKQFRTSLLSEKKLRDILKNTHTCVCCSVVPKVTALLKKICRSSGIKIYFLTYRDIALVKLKYAPLKDIGADRIASIIGALIQRRPPFIIVDIGSAVTCELVDKKSNYRGGVIFPGIELSLKALNEGCALLPDTAFSRPRKGPGTNTGECIRKGVWAATLGGIEKTVSDFLKREPGAAVFLTGSGSRFLRPGDLSFRYKKDQALVFNGLLQFYKNLYNQNLIERDIPISK
- a CDS encoding 2,3-bisphosphoglycerate-independent phosphoglycerate mutase; protein product: MFPENVMMGLSEKTPSRICMIVVDGLGGIPVNGKTELEAAVCPNLDAFAKESVCGRNVPVALGITPGSGPGHLALFGYNPMTYQIGRGVLEALGIGLEMTEFDMAARANFATLKDGLIVDRRAGRIPTEENERLVKKLSEKITEIDDVKVKIFPGKEHRFVVMFTGENLCGDLADADPQKEGLPPLKCRNTSEASSRSARIVNAFITRLNEALEDEAVANTALMRGFACLPDIPKMSELYKLKCGAFATYPMYKGLASLVGMDIVDCGATPESQLEALKKKGSVFDFIYYHYKYPDSRGEDGDFEGKVKAIEAFDKLLPEIISQNFDVVCITADHSTPAKMSAHSWHPCPIAIKSKYEIADDISVFSERAFENGSIGRIWSADIMPILMANALKLKKFGA
- a CDS encoding purine-nucleoside phosphorylase: MNATDKAYNVIKKKIDGAETALILGSGLGALADEAKNRKEISYEKIPGFAKSKVPGHSGKLISGTIASRKVIIMAGRIHYYEGHPMAKLVLMIEVLAKMGVKKLIVTNAGGAVNRSFKVPSLMLISDHINMLGDNPLIGGAHFIDLSDAYDAEYRKIVKAEAKKLKIQINEGVYLAFSGPSYETKAEIRMVRTLGGDAVGMSTVPEVITAKKLGMTVIGISCMTNYACGVTGQPLSHKEVVESGKMISCDFIRLIKSILSSKKF
- a CDS encoding peptidoglycan DD-metalloendopeptidase family protein, whose product is MELPENKKPLVFAAAAVFLLTAVFFIRARRSRDEIPPQPKTIIYGDTLAPGENLITIFARRGVPANNYYDVIGEFSKIYNVKKIQAGHYYEIALSTENKILEFSYQPEVAKKYLVKLTTAGYRSGEVRMRIHKKYFGYSGTVQNNLYYSMISAGVNPSLIMNFADIFESRIAFLTDQRPGDRFFIVYEQSFTDSGQEVDNGTILVGKYIMSGGQRGRGKIKEFMAFAFPRGTLYDYYSPAGESLSTQFLSAPLHFRRISSYFSNRRFHPVLKYYRSHHGIDYAAPTGTPVSSIGDGKVVYVGRNGGYGKMVKIKHNSTYESWYGHLSRYSSSIKRGAFVKKGQDIGYVGSTGLSTGPHLDFRVKKHGSFVNFLTLKLPPAKSLTKKEMEDFLPLKKKYYRSIAELITQGKFKHDKALD